A portion of the Pseudorasbora parva isolate DD20220531a chromosome 1, ASM2467924v1, whole genome shotgun sequence genome contains these proteins:
- the LOC137077578 gene encoding uncharacterized protein, whose amino-acid sequence MNLSSTLPLMLFLLGLIFVKPTSLTLVKEVKRGTTVSLLCSNHLTEPSYIAWYKQINGSLPLCVVTRYVTEREADSIYFNGFKKDHIEMSVNKTFSSLKIIDVDVSDSGMFYCGSFLRNYMKFHDKTQLVVINETNQFKEDIADADCGAAEDASRSCHVYYTLTLILSGLLLLPTVFVIVVLIRNKQRRDTQHHSNNEEMNKQFQRKEQDEDLNYAALNLDKKKSRRPVRSTRDVEPNVVYAATR is encoded by the exons ATGAATTTGTCTTCAACACTTCCTCTGATGCTCTTTTTATTAG GTCTCATCTTTGTAAAACCAACATCTTTAACTTTGGTGAAAGAGGTAAAGCGTGGAACTACGGTCTCTCTTCTGTGTTCAAACCACTTGACAGAGCCCAGTTACATAGCCTGGTACAAGCAGATAAATGGATCTCTACCACTCTGCGTTGTTACTCGATATGTGACTGAAAGAGAAGCGGACTCCATATATTTCAACGGCTTTAAGAAGGATCATATAGAGATGTCAGTGAACAAAACATTTTCTTCCCTGAAGATAATCGATGTGGACGTCTCTGACTCAGGAATGTTTTACTGTGGAAGTTTTTTGAGGAACTACATGAAGTTTCATGATAAAACACAGTTAGTGGTAATAAATG AGACTAATCAGTTTAAAGAGGATATTGCAGATGCAGATTGTG GTGCGGCTGAAGACGCATCCAGATCCTGTCACGTCTATTATACCCTGACTCTGATCTTGAGCGGTTTGCTTTTGCTTCCCACTGTTTTTGTGATCGTAGTCTTGATCAGAAACAAGCAGAGACGAG ATACTCAGCACCACAGTAACAATGAAGAGATGAACAAACAGTTTCAGCGAAAG GAGCAAGATGAAGACTTGAACTATGCAGCTCTAAATTTAGACAAGAAGAAGAGCAGAAGACCAGTAAGAAGCACGAGGGACGTGGAGCCAAACGTTGTTTATGCTGCCACACGCTGA